From Curtobacterium sp. SGAir0471, the proteins below share one genomic window:
- a CDS encoding PHP domain-containing protein translates to MEDVPDPFIDLHAHSSVSDGTERPADLVAATAAAGLDGVALTDHDTTAGWDEAIAAVRDRPMSLLPGLELSTRVGHRSVHVLGYLVDPTDEALVAETTRIRDGRFARARRMVERIGRDHPITWQDVLAQARDGATIGRPHIADALVARGLEPDRSAAFRGILHPASGYYEPHEAPTPLRGVELIRGAGGVPVIAHPAASSRGIVIDEPMLRELVDAGLGGLEVDHRENLAHGKRTLLDWAERYDLFVTGSSDYHGTGKPNRFGEHRTARASFDAIVDQATGSAPVHGPGSRLA, encoded by the coding sequence ATGGAGGACGTGCCCGATCCGTTCATCGACCTGCACGCCCACTCGAGCGTGTCCGACGGCACCGAGCGGCCGGCGGACCTCGTCGCCGCGACCGCCGCGGCCGGCCTCGACGGTGTCGCCCTGACGGACCACGACACCACGGCGGGGTGGGACGAGGCGATCGCCGCCGTCCGCGACCGACCGATGTCGCTCCTCCCGGGCCTCGAGCTGAGCACCCGGGTCGGCCACCGCAGCGTGCACGTGCTCGGCTACCTCGTCGACCCCACCGACGAGGCCCTGGTCGCGGAGACCACCCGCATCCGCGACGGCCGGTTCGCGCGTGCACGGCGCATGGTCGAGCGCATCGGTCGCGACCACCCGATCACGTGGCAGGACGTCCTGGCCCAGGCGCGCGACGGTGCGACGATCGGTCGCCCGCACATCGCCGACGCCCTGGTCGCCCGCGGACTCGAGCCGGACCGCAGCGCGGCGTTCCGCGGGATCCTGCACCCGGCGTCCGGCTACTACGAGCCGCACGAGGCACCGACGCCCCTCCGCGGTGTCGAACTCATCCGCGGTGCCGGCGGGGTCCCCGTCATCGCGCACCCGGCCGCGTCCTCACGCGGGATCGTGATCGACGAGCCGATGCTCCGCGAGCTCGTCGACGCCGGCCTCGGCGGGCTCGAGGTCGACCACCGCGAGAACCTCGCACACGGCAAGCGCACGCTGCTCGACTGGGCGGAGCGGTACGACCTCTTCGTCACCGGGTCGAGCGACTACCACGGCACCGGCAAGCCGAACCGCTTCGGCGAGCACCGGACCGCGCGCGCGTCGTTCGACGCGATCGTCGACCAGGCCACCGGCAGCGCCCCGGTCCACGGTCCGGGGTCCCGCCTGGCCTGA
- a CDS encoding P-loop NTPase has protein sequence MADPQHPDERLGAAVLAALGRVLDPEIRRPVTELDMIRGVDVQPQGRVRVDLQLTIVGCPAADTIERDVRSAAGSVDGVQHVDVDVSVMSPATRAALTERLRAGRPRGLQFTPDSLTRVIAVTSGKGGVGKSTVTVNLAVALAAAGQRVGIVDVDVHGFSVPGLMGLTDEHGVTPRPTRVDSMILPPVAHEVKVVSIGMFVDDVSTAVSWRGPMLHRTVAQFLTDVWFGDLDVLLLDLPPGTGDVAISVGQLLPHAEVLVVTTPQAAAADVAERSGVVARQTGQRVIGVVENMSGLVQPDGSVLHLFGEGGGDETAARLSRGQDVPVPVLGRVPLSVPLREGGDAGLPVVLGAPDDPAALALRSIAEAITTMGRGLAGRKLGLSLS, from the coding sequence GTGGCTGACCCGCAGCATCCGGACGAACGGCTGGGTGCGGCGGTCCTCGCTGCGCTCGGCCGCGTGCTCGACCCCGAGATCCGCAGGCCCGTCACGGAGCTCGACATGATCCGCGGGGTGGACGTGCAGCCGCAGGGACGGGTGCGCGTCGACCTGCAGCTCACGATCGTCGGGTGCCCCGCCGCCGACACGATCGAGCGCGACGTCCGCTCGGCCGCCGGTTCGGTGGACGGCGTGCAGCACGTGGACGTCGACGTCTCCGTGATGAGCCCGGCGACGCGTGCGGCACTGACCGAGCGGCTCCGCGCCGGTCGACCCCGCGGTCTGCAGTTCACCCCGGACTCGCTCACCCGGGTCATCGCCGTCACGAGCGGCAAGGGCGGGGTCGGCAAGTCCACGGTCACGGTGAACCTGGCGGTCGCCCTGGCAGCGGCCGGCCAGCGGGTCGGCATCGTCGACGTGGACGTGCACGGCTTCAGCGTCCCCGGGCTGATGGGCCTGACCGACGAGCACGGCGTGACGCCCCGCCCGACCCGCGTGGACAGCATGATCCTGCCGCCCGTCGCCCACGAGGTGAAGGTCGTCTCGATCGGCATGTTCGTCGACGACGTCTCCACCGCGGTGTCCTGGCGCGGGCCGATGCTGCACCGAACGGTCGCGCAGTTCCTGACCGACGTGTGGTTCGGCGACCTCGACGTGCTCCTGCTCGACCTGCCGCCCGGCACCGGCGACGTGGCGATCTCGGTCGGGCAGCTGCTCCCCCACGCCGAGGTCCTCGTCGTCACGACACCCCAGGCCGCGGCCGCCGACGTCGCCGAGCGGAGCGGTGTCGTCGCACGGCAGACCGGGCAGCGGGTCATCGGCGTCGTCGAGAACATGTCGGGGCTCGTGCAGCCGGACGGCAGCGTGCTGCACCTGTTCGGCGAGGGCGGCGGCGACGAGACCGCCGCTCGGCTGTCCCGCGGGCAGGACGTGCCCGTGCCCGTGCTCGGCCGCGTGCCGCTCTCGGTGCCGCTCCGCGAAGGGGGCGACGCCGGCCTCCCCGTCGTGCTCGGGGCACCGGACGACCCCGCCGCCCTCGCCCTGCGGTCGATCGCCGAGGCGATCACCACGATGGGTCGGGGCCTCGCCGGACGGAAGCTCGGGCTCAGTCTGTCCTGA
- a CDS encoding GNAT family N-acetyltransferase gives MTTTPEASPSTTTAQPDARTGTAVPRGLVIDVEHFDSPDAQRLRAAQRLEIDRAYGGDTEPGEKPTADSIAVFFLARDEDGTPLGCGGLRLVQDGIAEVKRMYVRPESRGAGVSSAILRRLEEAAIDLGSPALVLETGDEQKRAIGFYEREGFRRIAQFGPYVGAARSICYSKVL, from the coding sequence GTGACGACCACGCCAGAGGCCTCCCCCAGCACGACCACCGCCCAACCGGACGCCCGGACGGGGACGGCCGTGCCCCGCGGACTCGTCATCGACGTCGAGCACTTCGACTCCCCCGACGCGCAGCGGCTGCGTGCCGCCCAGCGACTGGAGATCGACCGGGCGTACGGCGGGGACACGGAACCGGGCGAGAAGCCGACGGCGGACTCGATCGCGGTCTTCTTCCTCGCCCGCGACGAGGACGGCACCCCGCTCGGGTGCGGTGGTCTGCGCCTGGTGCAGGACGGGATCGCCGAGGTCAAGCGGATGTACGTGCGACCGGAGTCCCGCGGAGCAGGGGTGTCCAGCGCGATCCTCCGTCGGCTCGAGGAGGCTGCGATCGACCTCGGCTCCCCGGCGCTCGTGCTCGAGACCGGCGACGAGCAGAAGCGCGCCATCGGGTTCTACGAGCGCGAGGGTTTCCGGAGGATCGCGCAGTTCGGGCCGTACGTCGGCGCGGCCCGGTCGATCTGCTACTCCAAGGTGCTCTGA
- a CDS encoding magnesium transporter MgtE N-terminal domain-containing protein, with amino-acid sequence MSATKVFVARLAGCSVFDPAGDRVGRVRDVLVVYRRVDPPHVVGLIVEVPGKRRIFLSIGRVTSIGAGQVITTGIVNMRRFEQRGGEVRVIAEMLGRKVLLTRDRIRATIEDVAIEDRGQGDWEVSQLFLRKPKTTPSPFGKGPTTFATWNEVTEDELPGEAQSAEHVIAAYSDLLPADLASTLLDLPEERRFEVAEELPDDRLADVLEEMPDQERIDILTRLEDARAADVLDQMQPDDAADVLAQFPDDRSEALLQLMEPEEAQDVRMLLEYEPDTAGGLMTTEPVIVSADATVAEGLALIRRHELAPALGASVCVVLPPYEPPTGRFLGLVHFQRMLRYPPNERLGTLIDQQTEPVRVDASAAEVTRVMATYNLVSVPVVDDAHRLVGVVTIDDVLDHVLPDDWRSQGEGDAPSRLRQRQRKTPVTTGRRTTRGPNG; translated from the coding sequence GTGAGCGCCACGAAGGTCTTCGTCGCCCGCCTCGCCGGGTGCTCCGTCTTCGACCCCGCGGGCGACCGCGTGGGCCGCGTCCGGGACGTCCTGGTCGTCTACCGTCGCGTCGACCCTCCCCACGTGGTCGGGCTCATCGTCGAGGTGCCCGGCAAGCGCCGCATCTTCCTGAGCATCGGCCGCGTCACGTCGATCGGTGCGGGACAGGTCATCACCACCGGCATCGTCAACATGCGGCGCTTCGAGCAGCGCGGTGGCGAGGTCCGGGTCATCGCGGAGATGCTCGGCCGCAAGGTCCTGCTGACCCGTGACCGCATCCGCGCGACGATCGAGGACGTCGCGATCGAGGACCGCGGCCAGGGCGACTGGGAGGTGTCGCAGCTCTTCCTCCGGAAGCCGAAGACGACCCCGTCGCCGTTCGGCAAGGGCCCGACGACGTTCGCGACCTGGAACGAGGTCACCGAGGACGAGCTCCCCGGTGAAGCACAGTCCGCCGAGCACGTCATCGCCGCGTACTCCGACCTGCTGCCGGCCGACCTGGCCTCGACGCTGCTCGACCTGCCCGAGGAGCGCCGGTTCGAGGTCGCCGAGGAGCTCCCCGACGACCGGCTCGCCGACGTGCTCGAGGAGATGCCCGACCAGGAGCGCATCGACATCCTCACCCGGCTCGAGGACGCCCGCGCCGCCGACGTCCTCGACCAGATGCAGCCGGACGACGCCGCCGACGTGCTCGCGCAGTTCCCCGACGACCGGAGCGAGGCCCTGCTGCAGCTCATGGAGCCGGAGGAGGCGCAGGACGTCCGCATGCTCCTGGAGTACGAGCCGGACACCGCCGGTGGGCTCATGACGACGGAGCCCGTCATCGTCTCGGCGGACGCGACCGTGGCCGAGGGCCTGGCCCTCATCCGCCGCCACGAGCTCGCCCCCGCACTCGGCGCGAGCGTCTGCGTCGTGCTGCCGCCGTACGAACCGCCGACCGGGCGGTTCCTCGGCCTCGTGCACTTCCAGCGCATGCTCCGCTACCCGCCGAACGAGCGCCTCGGCACGCTCATCGACCAGCAGACCGAACCGGTCCGCGTGGACGCCAGCGCCGCCGAGGTCACCCGGGTCATGGCGACCTACAACCTCGTGTCCGTCCCCGTGGTCGACGACGCCCACCGCCTGGTCGGGGTGGTGACGATCGACGATGTCCTCGACCACGTCCTGCCGGACGACTGGCGAAGTCAGGGCGAGGGGGATGCCCCCTCGCGACTCCGCCAACGCCAGCGCAAGACGCCCGTGACGACGGGAAGGAGGACCACCCGTGGCCCGAACGGATGA
- a CDS encoding ferritin-like fold-containing protein produces MVSWWNRKRAAQLAAAWLASRNPRNASPVERLQLDDVSPELDVYLGQAAYLQLSLYETMGRAGAAAPTMSGRLVTGVLATTALERHRTIVAEIERTGGEPATLMEPHREAIDRFLLRTSGADWYESMLTGYVTAGILNDLFGNMLRSLPLDVRQRLRTVFDAREEPAVVQELSSHIEQDPRIGSRLAMWGRRLVGDTLLVARSALAVHAREDQEKLEPVWTELIAAHTRRMDALGLTA; encoded by the coding sequence GTGGTGTCGTGGTGGAACCGGAAGCGCGCTGCGCAGCTCGCCGCCGCGTGGCTGGCCTCGCGCAACCCGCGGAACGCCTCGCCCGTGGAGCGCCTGCAGCTGGACGACGTGAGCCCGGAGCTCGACGTCTACCTGGGGCAGGCCGCCTACCTGCAGCTGTCGCTCTACGAGACGATGGGGCGCGCCGGTGCCGCGGCGCCGACGATGTCCGGACGCCTCGTCACGGGCGTGCTCGCGACGACGGCGCTCGAACGGCACCGCACGATCGTGGCCGAGATCGAGCGGACCGGCGGCGAGCCGGCGACCCTGATGGAGCCGCACCGCGAGGCGATCGACCGGTTCCTGCTGCGCACCAGCGGCGCCGACTGGTACGAGTCGATGCTCACCGGGTACGTGACGGCGGGCATCCTCAACGACCTGTTCGGCAACATGCTCCGGTCGCTGCCGCTCGACGTCCGACAGCGCCTGCGGACCGTGTTCGACGCGCGCGAGGAACCGGCGGTCGTGCAGGAGCTGTCGTCGCACATCGAGCAGGACCCGCGCATCGGATCGCGCCTGGCGATGTGGGGCCGTCGACTCGTGGGCGACACGTTGCTCGTGGCACGGTCCGCGCTGGCGGTCCACGCGCGGGAGGACCAGGAGAAGCTCGAGCCGGTGTGGACGGAGCTCATCGCAGCCCACACCCGGCGGATGGACGCCCTCGGGCTGACCGCCTGA
- a CDS encoding general stress protein: MSNQSPFAGRTAQAFPTLPRGDVLGTYDSYPDAQRVVAKLAEADFPVAKISIVGNDLKTVERVTGKMTYGRAAIAGALSGLWLGIFFGIVLTLFSPTAGGLIIAAAIIGAAFGMLYGIVSFAITKRQRDFTSVHQVLATNYQIVVDPQLTGQAQRILGQHGATPSTHWNDAPQPGAPGSQARPFQGQEPWRPGPQQGSPYGGHATPHQPQQQSRPGGPQQSGPSAGGPQGGASHPGAGPRYGTDDGPRYGTNDGPRYGETPQTAQQAAPSSDPRLPQSRPDQPPQYGERVQGVDGADHRSGSAPEARRDDDRG; the protein is encoded by the coding sequence GTGAGCAACCAGAGCCCGTTCGCCGGACGCACCGCCCAGGCCTTCCCGACGCTGCCGCGCGGGGACGTCCTCGGCACCTACGACAGCTACCCGGACGCCCAGCGCGTCGTCGCGAAGCTCGCCGAGGCGGACTTCCCCGTCGCGAAGATCTCGATCGTCGGCAACGACCTGAAGACGGTCGAGCGGGTCACCGGCAAGATGACCTACGGCCGTGCGGCGATCGCCGGCGCGCTGTCCGGCCTCTGGCTCGGCATCTTCTTCGGCATCGTGCTGACCCTGTTCTCGCCGACCGCCGGTGGCCTCATCATCGCCGCCGCGATCATCGGCGCCGCGTTCGGCATGCTGTACGGCATCGTGTCGTTCGCCATCACCAAGCGGCAGCGCGACTTCACGAGCGTGCACCAGGTGCTCGCCACGAACTACCAGATCGTCGTCGACCCGCAGCTCACCGGCCAGGCGCAGCGGATCCTCGGACAGCACGGCGCGACGCCGTCCACGCACTGGAACGACGCACCGCAGCCGGGCGCGCCTGGCTCCCAGGCGCGTCCGTTCCAGGGGCAGGAGCCCTGGCGTCCGGGTCCGCAGCAGGGGTCGCCCTACGGCGGGCACGCGACGCCCCACCAGCCCCAGCAGCAGTCCCGCCCGGGAGGCCCGCAGCAGTCCGGTCCGTCGGCCGGCGGTCCGCAGGGTGGCGCGTCCCACCCTGGTGCCGGTCCCCGGTACGGCACGGACGACGGGCCGCGGTACGGCACGAACGACGGGCCGCGCTACGGCGAGACTCCGCAGACGGCTCAGCAGGCCGCGCCGTCGTCGGACCCGCGCCTCCCGCAGTCCCGGCCCGACCAGCCCCCGCAGTACGGGGAGCGCGTCCAGGGCGTCGACGGTGCGGACCACCGCTCCGGGTCGGCGCCCGAGGCCCGTCGCGACGACGACCGCGGCTGA
- a CDS encoding DUF1003 domain-containing protein, with translation MARTDDARQERLDSPKGMRTRVLPTRRRGRGDTFGRATEGIARAMGTPWFLVGLTLFCAVWMIYNSVAPPNWQFDSASIGFTALTLVLSLQASYAAPLILLAQNRQDDRDRVQFEQDRQRAERNLADTEYLAREVVALRLAMREMASKDFIRAEIRSLLEELDRRDADDAFDDEPGSARTRG, from the coding sequence GTGGCCCGAACGGATGATGCCCGCCAGGAGCGGCTCGACTCCCCCAAGGGCATGCGCACGCGCGTGCTCCCCACCCGCCGCCGGGGTCGCGGCGACACCTTCGGTCGTGCGACCGAGGGCATCGCCCGCGCGATGGGCACGCCCTGGTTCCTGGTCGGCCTGACGCTCTTCTGCGCCGTCTGGATGATCTACAACTCGGTCGCGCCGCCGAACTGGCAGTTCGACTCGGCCTCGATCGGCTTCACCGCGCTCACCCTGGTGCTGTCGCTGCAGGCCTCGTACGCGGCGCCGCTCATCCTGCTCGCCCAGAACCGGCAGGACGACCGCGACCGCGTGCAGTTCGAGCAGGACCGGCAGCGGGCCGAGCGCAACCTCGCGGACACCGAGTACCTCGCCCGCGAGGTCGTGGCCCTGCGCCTGGCGATGCGGGAGATGGCGTCGAAGGACTTCATCCGCGCGGAGATCCGCTCGCTGCTCGAGGAGCTCGACCGCCGCGACGCCGACGACGCCTTCGACGACGAGCCGGGGAGCGCCCGCACCCGTGGCTGA
- a CDS encoding aminopeptidase P family protein produces the protein MADTTPRATSNRSTTPGSSTFKDHIASQWADRERPTPEPREQSTFAAERRARISELHPGRTIVVPAGQAKVRSNDCDYPFRPHSTFAHLTGWGTDTVVGSVLVMTPNGSGHDATLYFRATAGRDSEEFYANPEIGEFWVGPRPSLDEVAADLGLATADLGAFAEVTDGLDASVLLVRDADTELTRAIDTRLGTTVGGAETADDTPATDDVLSRDLSELRLVKDAYEVNELRKAVEATKSGFDDVIADFDAVLAHPRGERIVEGTFNRRARADGNTVGYDTIAASGHHACILHWTRNDGAVQPGDLILIDAGVEVDSFYTADITRTLPVSGTFTDVQRMVYEAVLEAADAAFAIVKPGITFREVHATAMEVIARKTAEWGFLPGTAEESLQPDNQFHRRYMVHGTSHHLGLDVHDCAKARREMYIDGIVQPGMVFTIEPGLYFQQDDLTVPEEFRGIGVRIEDDILVTEDGAENLSVGIPRTPSEVEGWIARTGR, from the coding sequence ATGGCCGACACCACTCCCCGCGCGACGAGCAACCGATCCACCACCCCCGGGTCCTCGACCTTCAAGGACCACATCGCGTCGCAGTGGGCGGACCGTGAGCGGCCCACCCCCGAGCCGCGGGAGCAGTCGACCTTCGCCGCCGAGCGCCGCGCGCGGATCTCGGAGCTGCACCCCGGGCGCACGATCGTGGTGCCCGCCGGCCAGGCCAAGGTCCGCTCGAACGACTGCGACTACCCGTTCCGCCCGCACTCGACCTTCGCGCACCTGACCGGATGGGGCACCGACACCGTCGTCGGTTCCGTGCTCGTCATGACCCCGAACGGCTCGGGGCACGACGCCACGCTCTACTTCCGCGCCACCGCCGGCCGCGACTCCGAGGAGTTCTACGCGAACCCCGAGATCGGTGAGTTCTGGGTCGGTCCCCGCCCCTCGCTCGACGAGGTCGCCGCGGACCTCGGGCTCGCGACGGCCGACCTCGGCGCCTTCGCCGAGGTCACGGACGGTCTCGACGCGTCGGTCCTCCTCGTCCGCGACGCCGACACCGAGCTGACGCGCGCGATCGACACGCGCCTCGGCACCACCGTCGGCGGAGCGGAGACTGCGGACGACACCCCCGCCACCGACGACGTGCTCTCCCGCGACCTGTCCGAGCTCCGGCTCGTGAAGGACGCCTACGAGGTGAACGAGCTCCGCAAGGCGGTCGAGGCCACGAAGTCCGGCTTCGACGACGTCATCGCCGACTTCGACGCCGTCCTGGCGCACCCCCGCGGCGAGCGCATCGTCGAGGGCACCTTCAACCGGCGTGCGCGGGCCGACGGCAACACGGTGGGCTACGACACCATCGCCGCGTCCGGCCACCACGCCTGCATCCTGCACTGGACCCGCAACGACGGCGCCGTGCAGCCGGGCGACCTCATCCTCATCGACGCGGGTGTCGAGGTCGACTCCTTCTACACCGCCGACATCACCCGGACGCTGCCGGTGAGCGGGACCTTCACCGACGTGCAGCGGATGGTCTACGAGGCCGTGCTCGAGGCCGCAGATGCCGCGTTCGCGATCGTGAAGCCGGGCATCACCTTCCGCGAGGTGCACGCCACCGCGATGGAGGTCATCGCGCGGAAGACCGCCGAGTGGGGCTTCCTGCCCGGCACCGCCGAGGAGTCGCTGCAGCCGGACAACCAGTTCCACCGCCGCTACATGGTGCACGGCACGAGCCACCACCTCGGGCTCGACGTCCACGACTGCGCCAAGGCCCGGCGCGAGATGTACATCGACGGCATCGTGCAGCCCGGCATGGTGTTCACGATCGAGCCCGGCCTGTACTTCCAGCAGGACGACCTGACCGTGCCCGAGGAGTTCCGCGGCATCGGCGTGCGCATCGAGGACGACATCCTGGTCACCGAGGACGGCGCCGAGAACCTGTCCGTCGGCATCCCGCGGACCCCCTCGGAAGTGGAGGGGTGGATCGCCCGCACCGGCCGCTAG
- a CDS encoding DEAD/DEAH box helicase: MTFADLTIEQDIVDALATKGITEPFPIQQQTIPLALTGQDIIGQAKTGTGKTFGFGLPLIQRLGAAPEPGVKALVVVPTRELAVQVTEDLELATSNRPTTIVSIYGGKAYEGQIEQLKAGAQIVVGTPGRLIDLQRQRLLDLSKVQEVVLDEADRMLDLGFLSDIERIFQAVPAVRHTMLFSATMPAPIVALARRFMTRPVHIRATDPDEGLTQANIKHVIYRAHSLDKDEVIARILQAEGRGKTVIFTRTKRAAAKLVEELKDRGFNAAAVHGDLNQEQRERAMAAFKAGKRDVLIATDVAARGIDVDDVTHVINHTIPDDPDTYLHRAGRTGRAGKTGIAVTFVDWDDLHKWTLIDKALEFGVPEPVETYSSSPHLFTDLDIPAGTKGRLPGVSSHAAEAGAAPKRGERGGDRQGGERSGSRSRSRTRTRSGGPQQSDTSAPAEQSTGADAAQPSTEGATDAASTDGAAKRRRRRRRRSSGSGSAEATASAPQGTSEGE; the protein is encoded by the coding sequence TTGACTTTCGCAGACCTCACCATCGAGCAGGACATCGTCGACGCGCTCGCGACGAAGGGCATCACCGAGCCCTTCCCGATCCAGCAGCAGACGATCCCGCTCGCCCTCACCGGCCAGGACATCATCGGCCAGGCCAAGACGGGTACCGGCAAGACCTTCGGCTTCGGCCTCCCCCTGATCCAGCGCCTGGGTGCCGCTCCCGAGCCGGGGGTCAAGGCGCTCGTCGTCGTCCCGACCCGAGAGCTCGCGGTGCAGGTGACCGAGGACCTCGAGCTCGCCACCTCGAACCGCCCGACCACGATCGTGTCCATCTACGGCGGCAAGGCGTACGAGGGTCAGATCGAGCAGCTCAAGGCCGGCGCCCAGATCGTCGTCGGCACGCCGGGTCGCCTGATCGACCTGCAGCGCCAGCGCCTGCTCGACCTGTCGAAGGTGCAGGAGGTCGTGCTCGACGAGGCCGACCGCATGCTCGACCTCGGCTTCCTGTCGGACATCGAGCGCATCTTCCAGGCCGTCCCCGCGGTGCGCCACACGATGCTGTTCTCGGCGACGATGCCGGCTCCGATCGTCGCGCTGGCACGTCGCTTCATGACGCGTCCCGTGCACATCCGCGCGACGGACCCGGACGAGGGCCTGACGCAGGCGAACATCAAGCACGTCATCTACCGCGCGCACTCGCTCGACAAGGACGAGGTCATCGCCCGCATCCTGCAGGCCGAGGGTCGCGGCAAGACCGTGATCTTCACCCGCACCAAGCGCGCCGCCGCGAAGCTGGTCGAGGAGCTCAAGGACCGCGGCTTCAACGCCGCCGCCGTCCACGGTGACCTCAACCAGGAACAGCGCGAGCGCGCGATGGCGGCGTTCAAGGCCGGCAAGCGCGACGTGCTCATCGCGACCGACGTCGCCGCGCGCGGCATCGACGTCGACGACGTGACCCACGTCATCAACCACACGATCCCGGACGACCCGGACACCTACCTGCACCGCGCCGGCCGCACCGGCCGCGCCGGCAAGACGGGCATCGCGGTCACCTTCGTGGACTGGGACGACCTGCACAAGTGGACGCTCATCGACAAGGCCCTCGAGTTCGGCGTCCCCGAGCCCGTCGAGACCTACTCGTCGTCGCCGCACCTGTTCACCGACCTCGACATCCCCGCGGGCACGAAGGGCCGCCTGCCCGGCGTGTCCTCGCACGCGGCCGAGGCCGGCGCCGCACCGAAGCGTGGTGAGCGCGGCGGTGACCGGCAGGGCGGCGAGCGCAGCGGCTCCCGTTCGCGGTCCCGCACGCGCACCCGGTCGGGAGGCCCGCAGCAGTCCGACACGTCGGCCCCCGCCGAGCAGTCCACCGGCGCCGACGCCGCGCAGCCGTCCACCGAGGGTGCGACCGACGCCGCCTCCACCGACGGCGCCGCGAAGCGTCGCCGCCGTCGTCGTCGTCGCAGCAGCGGGAGCGGCTCCGCCGAGGCGACCGCCTCGGCACCGCAGGGCACCAGCGAGGGCGAGTAG
- a CDS encoding DUF3107 domain-containing protein yields the protein MDIKIGIINSPREIAFETAQSAEEIEQAVAAALESQSTHLSLKDEKGRRFIVPVASLAYVEVGAEESRRIGFVA from the coding sequence GTGGACATCAAGATCGGCATCATCAACAGCCCGCGCGAGATCGCCTTCGAGACCGCCCAGAGCGCCGAGGAGATCGAGCAGGCCGTCGCCGCGGCCCTCGAGTCGCAGTCGACCCACCTCTCCCTCAAGGACGAGAAGGGCCGTCGCTTCATCGTGCCGGTCGCCTCGCTCGCCTACGTCGAGGTCGGCGCAGAGGAGTCGCGCCGCATCGGCTTCGTCGCCTGA